The genome window CATACGGGAAGAAGTCCGAATCCTCCGCGACACCGTGGTCGGCCTTCGAGCCGATCCACGACACCATGACGTAGCGGCCGGTTCCGGCCTCGGCCGAGGCATCCATCGTACGGATCGCGGCGTCGCGGTCGACCGCGTAGGTGCGCTCCGCGGATCCCCCGCCGGCTCCTGCCGACCACACCACCGCGTCGTGACCTCGGATGATGTCCGCGAGCTCGGTCGTGCCGACGGTCTCGACGTCTGCGACCAGCGCGCGGGCTCCCGTCTCTTCGACCTCGGCGACGTGATCCGGGTTGCGGATGACCGACGTGACCTCATCGCCGCGGGCGACGAGGAGCGGGGCAAGCAGCAGGGCGATGCGGCCGTGGCCGCCGAAGACGATGATTCGCGACATGTCTTCACCCTACGCGCCTCTGACGACACCGGCTCGGGGGTGCGGTCAGCGAGAGCCCTGGGAACTGTCGATGACGAACGCCTGCGGGTGCCCGGGGAGGTAGCGGACCACGACCGGCTCGCCGGAGGGCAGGTAGGCATCGCGATCGGGGTACACGGCCGGGGTGAAGAAGTTGCTCTCGATCGTGTACTCCACACCGCTCGGGGTCGTGAACGTCACCCAGTCGCCGTCGACGGTGCCCGTCGTCGGCTGACCGTGCTGGTGGATGTAGGCGCGCGTGATCGGCACACCCGTGAGACTGAGGATGCCGATCACGAGGTTCGCCAGCATGACGACGGCAAGGACGCGGAACACGATACGACGTGCGGTGCCCACCGACTGTCCTCGTGTCGCCGCCTCGCCGTGGAGCAGTCCTTCGCGCTCGCGGACACGTCGTATCGACACGCCGGGAGCAGAACCCGAGGCGGACATGGCGAACAGGCCGAGGATCGAGAAGCCGGCGATGAACACCATCGCGTACCCGTGCGCCGCAGGGAAGTTGATCAACCAGATCAGTGTGTCGAGGATGTTCATCGTCCGGCCTCGTTCTCGATCGTCACGGCCACGGTCTTCGGATCCTCACGGCGGTAGAACGCCCAGATCGGCGCACCGACCTGGAATCGCGAGATCGCCTCGGGGTACGCGAACACCGTCGTGTCGGTCTCCCACGTCGACGCCCCCTCTGGCGCCATGAGCACCTTCAGCTCGAGCTCGCTCTGGCCCTCGAGGCGACGTCCGGTCGGTCGCACCGCGAGCACCGACGCGGGTACCTGCGTTCCCGTCGTCCGTGCTTTCACCAGACGAGGGTGGATGAGACCGCGATCGATCCTCCACTGCAGCATCGCGTCCCGAACAGTCGGATCGGTGATGTCTGCGAGCTCGACCGTGTCCTGGTCGGTGAGGCTGTACCTCACAGGGATCGGCTGTCCGATCTGGAGGCCGGCGAGATCGCTGGGTTCGACCAGCATCCGCAGCTGGCCGACGAAGTCCTCCCCCGCTTTCGGGGCGACCCGGATGAACAGGTCGTACTGCGGCACATCGTTGACGGTGAGGCCGGTGCGGGAGATCTCGACGATGCGCCCCACGCCGATCTGCGACTCCCCCCGCACCCTCTTGCGGCGACCGAGGCCCGACATCGTGCCTCCGAAGGTGAGGATCAGCCCCCAGGCGACCCCGATGATGATCGGTCCGCCCAGCGTGTCCTCCCCGGAGAACGGCAGGATCGACTCGCGCTGATCGATGCCGAACAGGCCTTCGCCGGTCCAGATGACGAGCCATGCCGACAGCAGCAGCCAGATGACCAGGACGACGATGCGGATCATGCCCTCAGCGTAGCGAGGACACGTCGCCGTATCGCGGAATCGGGCGCGCCGGATCCGGCCGACTCACGTGGTGCGGGCGGATGCCGCGGCCAGCGCTCGCTGCACGCCCTTCGCCGCCGAGCGCCCAGCCCTGTTCGCTCCGATCGTGCTCGCGGACGGACCGTAGCCGACGAGCTGGATGCGCGGATCCTGCACCGCAGTCGTTCCGCGTCCGTTCCGGTCGAGCTGGATGCCGCCCGCCGCACTGCGCAGGTGCAGCGGCGCGAGGTGCGCGATCGCGGGACGGAACCCGGTCGCCCACAGGATGACGTCGACGCGCTCGAACGACCCGTCCGCCCAGCGGACGCCGTCCGGCTCGATGCGCGCGAACATCGGGCGGCGCGCGGCGTAGACGCCGAGCCGCTCGGCCTCGCGTTCCTGCGGGCGGAGCATCAGGCCCGTCACGCTCACCACGCTCTGCGGCGGGAGGCCCTGCGCCACACGCTGCTCGACGAGAGCGACCGCCGCAGCCCCTGCTTCCGGTGTGAAGTCGTCGTTCCGCCACACGGGCTCCGTGCGGGTCGTCCAGAGCGTGTCGGTGAGCGGGGCGAGCGCTCCCAGGAACTGGACGGCCGAGGCTCCGCCGCCGACGACGAGCACCCTCTTGCCGACGAAGTGCGAAGGACCCGGGTAGTCGACGGTGTGCAGCTGCTCCCCGAGGAACGTCTCCATTCCCGGATAGTGCGGCAGGAACGGATGCGTCCAGGTTCCCGTGGCATTCACGACCGTCCGCGTCCGCCATCGCCGCTCCCCCGCGTGCACGACGAGGATGCCGTCCTCCTCCACCACCCGGTCGACGCGCACCGGGCGCACCACCGGGAGGTGATGCGCACTCTCATATGCGGCGAAGTATGCCGGAACGGCGATGTTCGCCTGCTGCCCGTCCCGCGGAGGCGGCGCATCGGCCGGCAGCTCGGCCACGCCGTGCACGTCGCGCATCGTGAGAGCATCCCACCGATGCCGCCAGGCGCCGCCGGGCTCGGCGTCGGAGTCGAGCACGACGTGGGAGATGCCGAGCCGGGTCAGATGGAAGGAGGCCGACAGACCGGCCTGACCGGCGCCGATCACGACGCTGTCCAGGATGCTCACGGTGATGTCAACGCCTGGGGGCGTGCGGTTGTTCCGGCGCTGTCAGAGCGAGACCTGGTAGTGCGTGTAGCCGGTGTGCGTCGCCACGCGTTCGTAGAGCGTGCGGGCAGTGGTGTTGCCCTCCTGCGTGAGCCAGTACACCTTCGCGCAGCCCTGCACCTCCGCCCAGTCGCGCACGTGGGCGATCAACGCCCGACCGGCTCCGGACCCGCGCGACTCCGCAGCGACGAAGAGATCCTCGAGATAGCAGTAGTCGGCGTCGCTCCACGTCGCAGGGTGCGTGAGCCAGTGCACGATGCCGATCGCGTGGCCGGCGTCGTCGCGTGCGATGGCGCCGTGGATCTCGCGGTCGCCGACGATGCGGTCGAAGGTGCGCCTCGTGACATCGTCGGCGATCTCCGCTCCGTAGAACCTGAGGTAGCCGTCCCATAAGGCCGACCATTCCTCGAAGTCGTCTCGCGTGACGGCGGTGATGTTGGTCATGCCGTCCACCCTAGGGCGACGCGCCCGGGAGGCCTGGCCCGATTGGTGCTGCGCGCGATCCGTGTAGTACTC of Microbacterium sp. LWH13-1.2 contains these proteins:
- a CDS encoding SDR family oxidoreductase; its protein translation is MSRIIVFGGHGRIALLLAPLLVARGDEVTSVIRNPDHVAEVEETGARALVADVETVGTTELADIIRGHDAVVWSAGAGGGSAERTYAVDRDAAIRTMDASAEAGTGRYVMVSWIGSKADHGVAEDSDFFPYADAKWAADEHLRGTELDGTILGPGTLTFDEPTGRIVLDPEGKGEVSRADVAAVIAESVANPSTFGRTIRFGNGSGDSAVPIADALSA
- a CDS encoding NAD(P)-binding domain-containing protein, producing MSILDSVVIGAGQAGLSASFHLTRLGISHVVLDSDAEPGGAWRHRWDALTMRDVHGVAELPADAPPPRDGQQANIAVPAYFAAYESAHHLPVVRPVRVDRVVEEDGILVVHAGERRWRTRTVVNATGTWTHPFLPHYPGMETFLGEQLHTVDYPGPSHFVGKRVLVVGGGASAVQFLGALAPLTDTLWTTRTEPVWRNDDFTPEAGAAAVALVEQRVAQGLPPQSVVSVTGLMLRPQEREAERLGVYAARRPMFARIEPDGVRWADGSFERVDVILWATGFRPAIAHLAPLHLRSAAGGIQLDRNGRGTTAVQDPRIQLVGYGPSASTIGANRAGRSAAKGVQRALAAASARTT
- a CDS encoding GNAT family N-acetyltransferase, coding for MTNITAVTRDDFEEWSALWDGYLRFYGAEIADDVTRRTFDRIVGDREIHGAIARDDAGHAIGIVHWLTHPATWSDADYCYLEDLFVAAESRGSGAGRALIAHVRDWAEVQGCAKVYWLTQEGNTTARTLYERVATHTGYTHYQVSL